In Thermus hydrothermalis, the following proteins share a genomic window:
- the rnr gene encoding ribonuclease R codes for MQETLLEFFKKTGRPHRLEEILRRFGLEKREAKAYLKALVREGLLEKRGSQYFLPAKVVGSLSLHRDGYGFVRLPEKDLFIPPGYTLDAWPEDLVEARIMPPGRDGRPWGVVERVLKRARERVVGTLDFRRGYAVLVPDEPGLPELRLLPEGLHGLKRGSRIVVKVHYGKRPYGEFLEYLGEGDAPETETEAVIAKYGLRAEFPEEVLKEAEAIPLEIPEAELRRRQDFRSLRVFTIDGVDAKDFDDAIHIERLPRGYRVGVHIADVSHYVKEGSPLDQEAFLRGTSVYLPGRVLPMLPERLSNGVCSLKPGEDRLTLSVLFDLTEDLKVQRVRFAEGVIRSVARLTYTEVEAFAEGFGLPDHHAFLAEDLKLLLDLTGRLREKRLAAGALDFSFPEVKVEVEEGTLHLIPQEEPRARSLIEELMLLANQAVAEYLVKKGLPGLFRVHEEPLEEAYGKLRLALARLGYTLPEEVSSQALQRVLLQAKGRPEEPVVANLVLRSLRLARYAAENLGHFGLAMEHYLHFTSPIRRYPDLVVHRVLRAALRRTLTPAKKARWLETFPAIAEHASERERKAEAAERELTKYYMAKWAELHVGERFTGKVTGVAGFGAFVTLKNGVEGLVRLEALGPYTYSEEALALLGPKGKRIRLGDEMEVVIAGANPRLRQIDLVPYREEEAPKKGARGKEVDMRKVVGPPKEKARDTRPERATVETVYFGEWQPRENRETRPVDTRARKRRRRR; via the coding sequence ATGCAAGAAACACTTCTAGAGTTTTTCAAAAAGACGGGTAGGCCCCACCGCCTGGAGGAGATCCTCAGGCGCTTCGGCCTGGAAAAGCGCGAGGCCAAAGCCTACCTCAAGGCTTTGGTGCGGGAAGGGCTTTTGGAGAAGCGGGGAAGCCAGTACTTCCTCCCCGCCAAGGTGGTGGGCTCCCTTAGCCTCCACCGGGACGGCTACGGCTTCGTGCGGCTTCCGGAAAAGGACCTCTTCATCCCCCCTGGCTACACCCTGGACGCCTGGCCCGAGGACCTGGTGGAGGCCCGCATCATGCCCCCGGGGCGGGACGGCAGGCCTTGGGGCGTGGTGGAGCGGGTGCTCAAGCGGGCCAGGGAGCGGGTGGTGGGCACCTTGGACTTCCGCCGGGGCTACGCCGTCCTCGTCCCCGACGAGCCGGGCCTCCCCGAGCTCAGGCTTCTCCCGGAAGGGCTCCACGGCCTCAAGCGGGGAAGCCGCATCGTGGTGAAGGTCCACTACGGCAAGCGCCCTTACGGGGAGTTCTTGGAGTACCTGGGGGAAGGGGACGCCCCGGAGACGGAGACCGAGGCGGTCATCGCCAAGTACGGCCTGAGGGCGGAGTTCCCCGAGGAGGTCCTCAAGGAGGCGGAGGCCATTCCCCTGGAGATCCCGGAAGCGGAGCTTAGGAGGCGGCAGGACTTCCGCTCCCTTCGGGTCTTCACCATTGACGGGGTGGACGCCAAGGACTTTGACGACGCCATCCACATTGAGAGGCTTCCCCGGGGTTACCGGGTGGGCGTCCACATCGCCGACGTTTCCCACTACGTGAAGGAGGGAAGCCCCTTGGACCAGGAGGCCTTCCTCCGGGGGACGAGCGTCTATTTGCCGGGCCGGGTCCTGCCCATGCTCCCGGAGAGGCTTTCCAACGGGGTCTGCTCCTTGAAGCCTGGGGAGGACCGCCTCACCCTTTCCGTCCTCTTTGACCTCACGGAGGACCTAAAGGTCCAACGGGTCCGCTTCGCCGAAGGGGTCATAAGGAGCGTGGCCCGCCTCACCTACACCGAGGTGGAGGCCTTCGCCGAGGGGTTTGGCCTGCCCGACCATCACGCCTTCTTGGCGGAGGACCTGAAGCTCCTCCTTGACCTCACGGGGCGGCTTAGGGAAAAGCGCTTGGCCGCCGGGGCCCTGGACTTTAGCTTCCCCGAGGTGAAGGTGGAGGTGGAGGAGGGGACCCTCCACCTCATCCCCCAGGAGGAGCCCAGGGCGCGGAGCCTCATTGAGGAGCTCATGCTCCTCGCCAACCAGGCGGTGGCCGAGTACCTGGTGAAGAAGGGCCTTCCTGGCCTCTTCCGGGTGCACGAGGAGCCCTTGGAGGAAGCCTATGGCAAGCTCCGCCTGGCCCTGGCCCGGCTCGGCTACACCTTGCCCGAGGAGGTTTCCTCCCAGGCCTTGCAACGGGTCCTGCTCCAGGCCAAGGGCCGTCCCGAGGAGCCCGTGGTGGCCAATCTGGTCCTCCGCTCCTTGCGCCTCGCCCGCTACGCCGCCGAGAACCTGGGTCACTTCGGCCTTGCCATGGAGCACTACCTCCACTTCACGAGCCCCATCCGCCGCTACCCGGACCTGGTGGTGCACCGGGTGCTCCGGGCTGCCCTGCGCCGCACCTTGACTCCGGCCAAGAAGGCCCGCTGGCTGGAAACCTTTCCCGCCATCGCCGAGCACGCCTCGGAGAGGGAGCGCAAGGCGGAGGCGGCGGAGAGGGAGCTCACCAAGTACTACATGGCCAAGTGGGCGGAGCTCCACGTGGGGGAGCGCTTCACGGGGAAGGTGACGGGGGTGGCGGGCTTCGGGGCCTTCGTCACGCTGAAAAACGGGGTGGAGGGCCTGGTGCGCCTCGAGGCCCTCGGGCCCTACACCTATAGCGAGGAGGCCCTGGCCCTCCTGGGCCCCAAGGGGAAGCGCATCCGCCTGGGGGACGAGATGGAGGTGGTGATCGCCGGCGCCAACCCCCGGCTACGGCAGATTGACCTGGTGCCCTACCGGGAAGAAGAGGCCCCCAAGAAGGGGGCTAGGGGAAAGGAGGTGGATATGCGCAAAGTGGTAGGACCACCCAAGGAAAAGGCGCGGGACACGCGGCCCGAGCGGGCCACCGTGGAAACGGTGTACTTTGGGGAGTGGCAACCCAGGGAAAACCGGGAAACCCGTCCCGTGGACACCCGGGCCCGGAAGCGGCGCCGGCGCCGCTAG
- the amrB gene encoding AmmeMemoRadiSam system protein B, which translates to MEGRLRLRTPEITPIEGGFLLRDPYGVYEKPLALTEGGLFLLSLMEGRTLEEVREEVFKAHGVIVPLQELEELARALEEAGLLLTEKVEARLKEEEEKLKRERPMRLAGLSYPEREEEARAFLEAFRASFSGEAPPARALLLPHLEPSRVPEAYGAALASLERTPPPERIYLVGVAHRPLKERAAALPVPFHTPFGPAEPDLPALQALDALLPFELFNTPLAFREEHSLELPLFFLKGLFPKARFLPLLVGQRTAALGEALKAVLSEHPGLLVLAVDLSHVGPRFGDKPLSRPLAEEARRRDLGFLGRLAQGEPEAALAHLGANPTRVDATEVVASLSPLLQGQKGEVLACRLDLEAPTLSAVGAGTLAFA; encoded by the coding sequence GTGGAAGGCCGGCTTAGGCTACGCACGCCCGAGATCACCCCCATAGAAGGGGGCTTCCTCCTGCGGGACCCTTACGGGGTCTACGAGAAGCCCCTGGCCCTCACGGAGGGGGGGCTTTTCCTCCTCTCCCTCATGGAGGGGCGCACCCTGGAGGAGGTGCGGGAGGAGGTCTTCAAGGCCCACGGGGTCATCGTGCCTTTGCAAGAGCTAGAGGAGCTCGCCCGCGCCCTGGAGGAGGCGGGGCTTCTCCTCACGGAAAAGGTGGAGGCGAGGCTCAAGGAGGAAGAGGAAAAGCTCAAGCGGGAAAGGCCCATGCGCCTCGCCGGGCTCTCCTACCCGGAAAGGGAGGAGGAGGCCCGGGCTTTTTTGGAAGCCTTCCGGGCCAGTTTCTCGGGGGAGGCTCCGCCCGCTAGGGCCCTCCTCCTCCCCCACCTGGAGCCAAGCCGCGTGCCCGAGGCCTACGGGGCGGCCCTGGCCAGCCTGGAAAGAACCCCGCCCCCCGAGCGCATCTACCTGGTGGGGGTGGCCCATAGGCCCCTGAAGGAACGGGCGGCCGCCCTCCCCGTGCCCTTCCACACCCCCTTTGGCCCGGCGGAGCCGGACCTCCCCGCCCTCCAGGCCCTGGACGCCCTCCTGCCCTTTGAGCTCTTCAACACCCCCTTGGCCTTCCGGGAGGAGCATAGCCTAGAGCTTCCCCTCTTCTTCCTCAAAGGGCTTTTCCCCAAGGCCCGCTTCCTCCCCCTCCTGGTGGGGCAAAGGACGGCGGCCTTGGGCGAGGCCCTGAAGGCGGTCCTTTCGGAGCACCCGGGCCTTTTGGTCCTGGCGGTGGACCTCTCCCACGTGGGGCCCCGCTTCGGGGACAAGCCCCTCTCCCGCCCCCTGGCGGAGGAGGCGCGGCGGCGGGATTTGGGCTTCCTGGGGCGCCTGGCCCAAGGGGAGCCGGAGGCCGCCTTGGCCCACCTGGGGGCGAACCCTACCCGGGTGGACGCCACGGAGGTGGTGGCGAGCCTCAGCCCCCTCCTCCAGGGCCAAAAGGGCGAGGTCCTGGCCTGCCGCCTGGACCTCGAGGCCCCCACCCTAAGCGCCGTGGGGGCGGGCACCCTGGCCTTTGCCTAG
- a CDS encoding HDIG domain-containing metalloprotein → MLRLVRHRDFPFYTPKGAFPVGGALRDLLLGLRPKDLDYVAMDPERAAKEAQGRLGGSLFPLDAARGHYRLVAQGLTLDFTPLEGSLEADLLRRDYRLNALLWKDGAIFGLEGVERDLKKRVLVPVKEENLYADPLRSLRGVRLAATLGLGLPEATREALRRHARHLQAHPEALPARERVQEELAKLLLSPRAAFGLALLERLGLLAVYLPELTPLVGHVQGGVHHLDAWRHTLSVLFHLLWLWPHAPLEARLAALYHDVGKPLTRRFDPEVGRYRFLGHADVGAEVAKAALSWLRFPKEVQEKVAALVRRHMDRPPEEKGALRRFLLKRQDLLPHLLYLMAADRLGAKKVEAEAWELLERFQEAMAEPLPQKPLLSGEEVMALLGLRPGPEVGRALEALLLAQAEGRVGSREEAEAFLLYWKGGRPA, encoded by the coding sequence GTGCTTCGCCTGGTGCGCCATAGGGACTTCCCCTTTTATACCCCCAAGGGGGCCTTCCCCGTGGGAGGGGCTCTTCGGGACCTCCTCTTGGGCCTTAGGCCCAAGGACCTGGACTACGTGGCCATGGACCCGGAAAGGGCGGCGAAGGAGGCCCAAGGCCGCCTTGGGGGAAGCCTCTTCCCCTTGGATGCGGCGCGGGGCCACTACCGCCTGGTGGCCCAGGGCCTCACCCTGGACTTCACCCCCCTGGAAGGGAGCCTAGAGGCCGACCTCCTCCGGCGGGACTACCGCCTGAACGCCCTCCTCTGGAAAGACGGGGCCATCTTCGGCCTGGAAGGGGTGGAAAGGGACCTAAAGAAGAGGGTCCTGGTGCCCGTCAAGGAGGAAAACCTCTACGCGGACCCCCTCCGGAGCCTCCGGGGCGTGCGGCTTGCCGCCACCTTAGGCCTGGGCCTCCCCGAGGCCACCCGGGAGGCCCTCCGCCGCCACGCCCGCCACCTCCAGGCCCACCCCGAGGCCCTCCCCGCTCGGGAAAGGGTGCAGGAGGAGCTCGCCAAGCTCCTCCTTTCCCCCCGGGCGGCCTTCGGCCTCGCCCTCCTGGAGCGGCTTGGGCTCCTGGCGGTCTACCTCCCCGAGCTCACCCCCCTCGTGGGCCACGTCCAGGGCGGGGTGCACCACCTGGACGCCTGGCGGCACACCCTCTCCGTCCTCTTCCACCTCCTCTGGCTCTGGCCCCACGCCCCCCTCGAGGCCCGCCTGGCCGCCCTCTACCACGATGTGGGGAAGCCCCTCACCCGCCGGTTTGACCCCGAGGTGGGGCGGTACCGCTTCCTGGGCCATGCGGACGTGGGGGCCGAGGTGGCCAAGGCGGCCCTTTCCTGGCTCCGCTTCCCCAAGGAGGTGCAGGAGAAGGTGGCCGCCCTGGTGCGCCGGCACATGGACCGCCCCCCCGAGGAGAAAGGGGCCCTCCGCCGCTTCCTCCTCAAGCGCCAAGACCTCCTCCCCCACCTCCTCTACCTCATGGCGGCGGACCGCCTGGGGGCCAAAAAGGTGGAGGCGGAGGCCTGGGAACTCCTAGAGCGCTTCCAGGAGGCCATGGCAGAACCCTTGCCGCAAAAGCCCCTCCTCTCCGGGGAGGAGGTCATGGCCCTTTTGGGCCTAAGGCCGGGCCCCGAGGTGGGAAGGGCCCTCGAGGCCCTCCTCCTCGCCCAGGCGGAGGGGAGGGTGGGAAGCCGCGAGGAGGCGGAGGCCTTTCTCCTATATTGGAAGGGTGGAAGGCCGGCTTAG
- the coaE gene encoding dephospho-CoA kinase (Dephospho-CoA kinase (CoaE) performs the final step in coenzyme A biosynthesis.) encodes MAHQAKHPIIIGITGNIGSGKSTVARLLRAWGYPVLDLDLLAERARENKKEELRRLFPEAFRGEALDRRALGRLVFAHPEKLRALEDLLHPEIRRLLEEELARLQAPLVFLEIPLLFEKGWEGRLDATLLVAAPWEERLRRVVARSGLSPEEVLARERAQMPEEEKRKRATWVVENAGSLEDLEGALRRVLADIGERFGVR; translated from the coding sequence ATGGCGCACCAGGCGAAGCACCCCATCATTATCGGCATCACCGGCAACATCGGGAGCGGCAAAAGCACCGTGGCCCGCCTCCTTAGAGCCTGGGGCTACCCCGTCTTGGACCTGGACCTCCTGGCGGAAAGGGCCAGGGAGAACAAGAAGGAGGAGCTTAGGCGCCTTTTCCCCGAGGCCTTTCGGGGCGAGGCCCTGGACCGGAGGGCCTTGGGGAGGCTCGTCTTCGCCCACCCGGAGAAGCTTCGGGCCCTGGAGGACCTCCTCCACCCGGAGATCCGCCGCCTCCTGGAGGAAGAACTGGCCCGCCTCCAGGCCCCCCTCGTCTTCCTGGAGATTCCCCTCCTCTTTGAGAAGGGGTGGGAGGGGAGGCTGGACGCCACCCTCTTGGTGGCCGCCCCCTGGGAGGAACGCCTTCGGCGGGTGGTGGCCCGCTCGGGGCTTAGCCCCGAGGAGGTCCTGGCCCGGGAACGGGCGCAGATGCCCGAGGAGGAGAAGAGGAAACGGGCCACCTGGGTGGTGGAGAATGCGGGGAGCCTCGAGGACCTGGAAGGGGCCCTCAGGCGGGTTCTCGCCGACATCGGGGAGCGCTTTGGGGTAAGGTAA
- a CDS encoding SDR family oxidoreductase: MRVALISGASRGIGEATARLLHAKGYKVGLFARDGERLRALAEALGEGAMALPGDVRRLADWERAVSALEEAFGGLSALVNNAGIGIMKPVAELSEAEVREVLEVNLLGPFLGLKAALPALKRWRGVVVNVGSLAGKNPFKGGAAYNASKFGLLGLMGAAMLELREEGVRVVNVLPGSVDTGFAGNTPGQSWKLSPEDVAQAILFALEMPERALVSEIELRPTHPPAKAG; encoded by the coding sequence ATGCGGGTGGCGCTCATCTCGGGGGCGAGCCGGGGCATCGGCGAGGCCACGGCCCGCCTCCTCCACGCCAAAGGGTACAAGGTGGGGCTTTTCGCCCGGGACGGGGAAAGGCTTCGGGCTTTGGCCGAGGCGCTCGGGGAAGGGGCCATGGCCCTCCCCGGGGACGTGAGGCGGCTTGCGGACTGGGAAAGGGCCGTATCGGCCCTGGAAGAGGCCTTCGGTGGGCTTTCCGCCCTGGTCAACAACGCCGGCATCGGCATCATGAAGCCGGTGGCGGAGCTTTCCGAGGCGGAGGTGCGGGAGGTCTTGGAGGTGAACCTCCTGGGGCCTTTCTTGGGCTTAAAGGCCGCCCTCCCCGCCCTCAAGCGGTGGCGGGGCGTGGTGGTGAACGTGGGAAGCCTCGCTGGCAAGAACCCCTTTAAGGGGGGTGCGGCCTACAACGCTAGCAAGTTCGGCCTCTTGGGCCTCATGGGGGCGGCCATGCTGGAGCTAAGGGAGGAAGGGGTGCGGGTGGTGAACGTTTTGCCGGGCTCGGTGGACACGGGCTTCGCCGGGAACACCCCGGGCCAGTCCTGGAAGCTTTCCCCCGAGGACGTGGCCCAGGCCATCCTCTTCGCCCTGGAGATGCCGGAAAGGGCCCTGGTGAGCGAGATAGAGCTCAGGCCCACCCACCCTCCCGCCAAGGCGGGGTAG
- a CDS encoding SufE family protein, which yields MLPPRLQAALDLIRSLPKELKTEVLLEYAKKVPPPPQGVELERVHECQTPFFLRAEVEGGRVRLHFMVPDEAPTVKAFAGILKEGLEGEPPEAVLAVPPSFYRGAGLEEILTPLRLRGLEAALLRLQEQVRRAL from the coding sequence ATGTTGCCTCCCAGGCTTCAAGCGGCCCTGGACCTCATCCGCTCCCTGCCCAAGGAGCTCAAGACCGAGGTCCTCCTGGAGTACGCCAAGAAGGTCCCCCCGCCCCCCCAAGGGGTGGAGCTGGAGCGGGTGCACGAGTGCCAGACCCCCTTCTTCCTCCGGGCGGAGGTGGAGGGGGGAAGGGTGCGCCTCCACTTCATGGTTCCCGACGAGGCCCCCACGGTGAAGGCCTTCGCCGGGATTTTGAAGGAGGGCCTCGAGGGCGAACCCCCCGAGGCCGTTCTGGCCGTGCCCCCCTCCTTTTACCGGGGGGCGGGGCTTGAGGAGATCCTCACGCCCCTAAGGCTCAGGGGCCTCGAGGCGGCGCTTCTCCGCCTGCAGGAGCAGGTGCGCAGGGCCCTCTGA
- a CDS encoding glycerol-3-phosphate acyltransferase: MLLAFLLGYLLGGLPIAYWFGALRGKNLLQEGSGNPGALNAYRLLGPIPGLMVLFLDLFKGVLSVALGEGAMGSPLGGLLGGVGAVWGHAFSPWLLFRGGKGLVPGAGVLLAVDPRLLFGALFLFALLASLSRRPQRALLAVALGMPILAAWVGKTLPYLFFGLGLGLPVALRLFQDRSR, translated from the coding sequence ATGCTTCTCGCCTTTCTGCTCGGCTACCTTCTCGGGGGGCTCCCCATCGCCTACTGGTTCGGGGCCCTTCGGGGGAAGAACCTCCTCCAGGAGGGTTCGGGTAACCCGGGGGCTTTGAACGCCTACCGCCTCCTGGGGCCCATACCCGGCCTCATGGTCCTCTTCCTGGACCTCTTCAAGGGGGTGCTCTCCGTGGCCTTGGGGGAAGGGGCCATGGGAAGCCCCTTAGGGGGGCTTCTCGGGGGCGTGGGGGCGGTGTGGGGGCACGCCTTTTCGCCGTGGCTCCTCTTCCGGGGGGGCAAGGGCTTGGTTCCGGGGGCCGGGGTGCTCCTGGCGGTGGACCCTAGGCTTCTCTTTGGGGCCCTCTTCCTTTTTGCCCTCCTGGCCTCCTTGAGCCGCAGACCCCAGCGTGCCCTTCTGGCCGTGGCCCTAGGCATGCCCATCCTCGCCGCTTGGGTGGGGAAGACCCTGCCCTATCTTTTTTTCGGGCTGGGCCTTGGCCTTCCTGTCGCCCTGCGCCTCTTTCAGGACCGGTCACGTTAG
- a CDS encoding RNB domain-containing ribonuclease, translating into MPLRQALVIYKGKPALAEEKGDRLELTLATGERLKVRPKDVLLLHPGPAGLALEVPPGEEEAAWELLQGEAVSLKELAELVYGAYTPETALGAYLLAQKGERFVLEGERVRARTAEELAAWLAAKREKEAREKAFQEGIARLKAGSPAPEDRPLLAEVEALAWGERKESPVLKALGLPETPEAAHALLLRLGLWRRENPHPRRLGLPLEAPHLPLPPLPEERREDLTHLPAFAIDDEGSQDPDDALYAERVEGGFRLLVHVADVAALVAPGSPLDREALRRGANLYLPEGTVPMLPPEATALLGLGLQPVSPALTFELWVSEEGELLEERIFPSWVRVERLTYAEALGHGGLSPLREVAEAFRRRRLAQGALEISLPEVKVRVEGERVRITPLPPYESRIWVREAMLLAGYAAAHLAFREGLPFPYATQEAPSRRVEGEGLAAMWEQRKTLKRAQLKATPAPHKGLGLPLYAQVTSPLRRYLDLVAHQQLRAWLKGEKPLSQGELLERVGAAEAVADAVREAERKSKLHWTLLYLQEEGYEGVGVLVERRGGQGVFLLPELGLSAQVALPRPLPLNAEARLRFLEADLAALEARFALV; encoded by the coding sequence ATGCCTTTAAGGCAGGCCCTCGTCATCTACAAAGGCAAGCCCGCCCTGGCCGAGGAAAAGGGCGACCGGCTGGAGCTCACCCTGGCCACGGGGGAAAGGCTCAAGGTCCGGCCCAAGGACGTCCTCCTCCTCCACCCGGGCCCGGCGGGCCTGGCCCTGGAGGTGCCCCCCGGGGAGGAGGAGGCGGCGTGGGAGCTCCTGCAGGGGGAGGCGGTGAGCCTGAAGGAGCTCGCCGAGCTGGTCTACGGGGCCTACACGCCCGAGACGGCCTTGGGGGCCTACCTCCTTGCCCAGAAGGGGGAGCGGTTCGTGCTGGAGGGGGAAAGGGTTAGGGCCCGCACCGCGGAGGAGCTCGCCGCCTGGCTTGCGGCCAAAAGGGAGAAGGAGGCCCGGGAAAAGGCCTTCCAGGAGGGCATCGCCCGGCTCAAGGCGGGAAGCCCCGCCCCGGAGGACCGCCCCCTCCTCGCCGAGGTGGAGGCCCTGGCCTGGGGCGAGCGGAAGGAAAGCCCCGTGCTGAAGGCCTTGGGCCTCCCCGAAACCCCCGAGGCGGCCCACGCCCTTCTCCTCCGCCTCGGCCTTTGGCGGCGGGAAAACCCCCACCCCAGGCGGCTTGGCCTGCCCCTCGAGGCTCCCCACCTCCCCCTTCCCCCCTTGCCCGAGGAAAGGCGGGAGGACCTCACCCACCTCCCCGCCTTCGCCATTGACGACGAGGGGAGCCAGGACCCCGACGACGCCCTCTACGCCGAGCGGGTGGAAGGGGGTTTCCGCCTCCTGGTGCACGTGGCGGACGTGGCCGCCCTGGTGGCCCCGGGAAGCCCCCTGGACCGGGAGGCCCTGCGCCGGGGGGCGAACCTCTACCTCCCCGAGGGCACCGTGCCCATGCTTCCCCCGGAGGCCACGGCCCTTTTGGGCCTGGGCCTACAACCGGTTTCCCCAGCCCTCACCTTTGAGCTTTGGGTTTCCGAGGAAGGGGAGCTCCTTGAGGAGCGGATTTTCCCGAGCTGGGTGCGGGTGGAAAGGCTCACCTACGCCGAGGCCCTGGGCCATGGCGGGCTTTCCCCCTTGCGGGAGGTGGCGGAGGCCTTCCGCAGGCGGCGCCTCGCCCAAGGGGCCCTGGAGATCTCCCTCCCCGAGGTGAAGGTGCGGGTGGAGGGGGAAAGGGTGCGCATCACCCCCCTTCCTCCCTACGAGAGCCGCATCTGGGTGCGGGAGGCCATGCTCCTTGCGGGCTACGCCGCCGCCCACCTGGCCTTCCGGGAGGGGCTCCCCTTCCCCTACGCCACCCAGGAGGCTCCAAGCCGCAGGGTGGAGGGGGAGGGCCTCGCCGCCATGTGGGAGCAGCGGAAGACCCTGAAGCGGGCCCAGCTCAAGGCCACCCCTGCCCCCCACAAGGGCCTTGGCCTTCCCCTCTACGCCCAGGTGACGAGCCCCTTGCGGCGCTACCTGGACCTGGTGGCCCACCAGCAACTGAGGGCCTGGCTCAAAGGGGAGAAGCCCCTTTCCCAAGGGGAGCTTTTGGAGCGGGTGGGGGCGGCGGAGGCGGTGGCGGACGCCGTGCGTGAGGCGGAGCGCAAGAGCAAGCTCCACTGGACCCTCCTTTACCTCCAAGAGGAGGGGTACGAGGGGGTGGGGGTCTTGGTGGAGCGGCGGGGCGGGCAGGGGGTCTTCCTCCTCCCCGAGCTCGGCCTTTCCGCCCAGGTGGCCCTTCCCCGGCCCCTTCCCCTAAACGCCGAGGCCCGCCTCCGCTTCCTGGAGGCGGACCTGGCTGCCCTCGAGGCCCGCTTCGCCCTGGTCTAG
- the icd gene encoding NADP-dependent isocitrate dehydrogenase, producing MGYKHIRIPEDGERITIQGGTLQVPDRPIIGFIEGDGTGPDIWRAAKPVLDAAVEKAYGGKRKIAWAEIYAGEKANQVYGEPIWLPEETLEFIREYLVAIKGPLTTPVGGGIRSINVALRQELDLYACVRPVRWFQGVPSPVKHPELVNMVIFRENTEDIYAGIEWPAGSEEVRKVLDFLKREFPKAYAKIRFPETSGIGLKPVSKEGTERLVAAAIDYAIKEDLPSVTLVHKGNIMKFTEGAFREWGYALARERYGAVPLDGGPWHVLKNPRTGREIVIKDMIADNFLQQILLRPDEYSVIATLNLNGDYISDALAAQVGGIGIAPGANINYQTGHAVFEATHGTAPKYAGQDKVNPSSVILSGEMMLRYLGWNEAADLILAAMERTIAKGLVTYDFHRLLLAEGKPATLLKTSEFGRALIEHM from the coding sequence ATGGGCTACAAACACATCCGGATTCCGGAGGACGGCGAACGGATCACCATCCAAGGGGGCACCTTGCAGGTGCCCGACCGGCCCATCATCGGCTTCATTGAAGGGGACGGCACCGGCCCCGACATCTGGAGAGCGGCCAAGCCCGTCCTAGACGCCGCCGTGGAAAAGGCCTACGGGGGGAAGCGCAAAATCGCCTGGGCCGAAATCTACGCCGGGGAGAAGGCCAACCAGGTCTACGGGGAGCCCATCTGGCTTCCCGAGGAAACCCTGGAGTTCATCCGGGAGTACCTGGTGGCCATCAAGGGCCCCCTGACCACCCCCGTGGGGGGCGGCATCCGCTCCATCAACGTGGCCCTAAGGCAGGAGCTGGACCTCTACGCCTGCGTGCGCCCCGTGCGCTGGTTCCAGGGGGTGCCGAGCCCGGTGAAGCACCCGGAGCTGGTGAACATGGTCATCTTCCGGGAGAACACGGAGGACATCTACGCCGGCATTGAGTGGCCGGCGGGGAGCGAGGAGGTCAGGAAGGTCCTGGACTTCCTCAAGCGGGAGTTCCCCAAGGCCTACGCCAAAATCCGCTTCCCGGAAACCTCCGGCATCGGCCTCAAGCCCGTGTCCAAGGAGGGCACGGAGCGCCTGGTGGCGGCGGCCATTGACTACGCCATCAAGGAGGACCTCCCCAGCGTCACCCTGGTGCACAAGGGCAACATCATGAAGTTCACCGAAGGGGCCTTCCGGGAGTGGGGCTACGCCCTGGCCCGGGAACGGTACGGGGCGGTGCCCCTGGACGGCGGCCCCTGGCACGTCCTGAAGAACCCCCGCACGGGCCGGGAGATCGTCATCAAGGACATGATCGCCGACAACTTCCTGCAGCAGATCCTCCTCCGGCCCGACGAGTACTCCGTCATCGCCACCCTGAACCTCAACGGGGACTACATCTCCGATGCCCTGGCGGCCCAGGTGGGGGGCATCGGCATCGCCCCCGGGGCCAACATCAACTACCAGACGGGCCACGCCGTGTTTGAGGCCACCCACGGCACCGCCCCCAAGTACGCGGGCCAGGACAAGGTGAACCCCAGCAGCGTGATCCTCTCCGGGGAGATGATGCTCCGCTACCTGGGCTGGAACGAGGCGGCGGACCTGATCCTCGCCGCCATGGAGCGCACCATCGCCAAGGGGCTCGTCACCTACGACTTCCACCGCCTCCTGCTGGCGGAGGGCAAGCCCGCCACCCTCCTCAAGACGAGCGAGTTCGGGCGGGCCCTCATTGAGCACATGTAG